From the Solibacillus sp. FSL R5-0449 genome, one window contains:
- the radA gene encoding DNA repair protein RadA: MAKKKSKFMCSSCGYEAAKWMGRCPGCGEWNTMNEEVEVITKGPRGAFQHSTTATKATPIIHVEVQEETRIATEMNEFNRVLGGGIVPGSLVLIGGDPGIGKSTLLLQVSALLSNQGKRVLYISGEESVRQTKLRAERLGVHTPELYIYSETNLEFLNQTIDEVQPKFVIVDSIQTVHHPEVTSAPGSVSQVRECTAELMRIAKTKNIAIFLVGHVTKEGQIAGPRILEHMVDTVLYFEGERHHNHRILRSQKNRFGSTNEIAIFEMLHGGLKEVLNPSELFLQERSQGAPGSTIVASMEGTRPILVEIQSLVTPTSFNYPKRMATGVDQNRVQLLMAVLEKRMGMMLQAQDAYIKVAGGVKLDEPAIDLAVLTSIVSSFKDQTVRPTDCFIGEVGLTGEVRRVSRIEQRVQEAAKLGFKRAFIPASNIGGWEFPPDIQVVGVETISDALRESFQNL; the protein is encoded by the coding sequence ATGGCAAAAAAGAAGTCTAAATTTATGTGCAGCAGCTGTGGCTATGAAGCGGCAAAATGGATGGGGCGCTGTCCTGGCTGTGGTGAATGGAATACGATGAATGAAGAAGTCGAAGTCATCACAAAAGGGCCGCGTGGTGCGTTCCAGCATTCTACAACGGCGACAAAGGCAACACCGATTATTCATGTGGAAGTACAGGAAGAAACACGTATCGCTACAGAAATGAATGAGTTCAACCGCGTACTTGGGGGCGGTATTGTACCAGGCTCCCTAGTACTAATAGGCGGCGACCCGGGTATTGGGAAATCGACTTTATTACTGCAAGTATCGGCGCTTCTTTCCAATCAGGGAAAACGTGTTTTATATATCTCGGGTGAAGAATCCGTACGTCAGACGAAGCTGCGGGCTGAACGTCTAGGGGTACATACGCCGGAGCTTTATATTTACTCGGAAACGAATCTGGAGTTTTTAAATCAAACAATTGATGAAGTACAACCGAAATTTGTCATTGTCGATTCGATTCAAACGGTTCATCATCCGGAAGTGACAAGCGCACCGGGCAGTGTTTCGCAAGTACGTGAATGTACAGCGGAACTGATGCGTATTGCAAAAACAAAAAACATCGCAATTTTCCTTGTTGGTCACGTTACAAAAGAAGGTCAGATTGCCGGTCCGCGTATTTTGGAACATATGGTAGATACGGTGCTTTACTTTGAAGGGGAACGCCATCATAACCACCGGATTTTACGCAGTCAGAAAAACCGTTTTGGATCTACAAATGAAATTGCGATTTTTGAAATGCTTCACGGGGGGCTAAAAGAAGTATTGAATCCATCCGAACTGTTTTTACAGGAACGATCGCAAGGTGCTCCCGGCTCAACGATCGTTGCATCGATGGAAGGGACACGTCCAATCCTGGTGGAAATACAGTCTCTTGTTACACCAACAAGTTTCAATTATCCGAAGCGTATGGCAACAGGGGTCGATCAAAACCGCGTACAGCTATTAATGGCGGTATTGGAAAAACGGATGGGCATGATGCTTCAGGCACAGGATGCATATATTAAAGTTGCCGGTGGCGTAAAGCTGGATGAGCCGGCGATTGATTTAGCTGTATTAACAAGTATTGTTTCAAGCTTTAAAGACCAGACAGTACGTCCGACAGACTGCTTTATCGGGGAAGTCGGGTTAACTGGTGAAGTACGCCGTGTTTCAAGAATTGAACAGCGTGTACAGGAAGCGGCAAAGCTAGGATTTAAACGCGCCTTTATTCCAGCTTCCAATATTGGGGGCTGGGAATTCCCGCCGGACATCCAAGTTGTTGGTGTCGAAACAATCAGTGATGCACTGCGGGAATCTTTCCAGAATTTATAG
- a CDS encoding leucine-rich repeat protein has protein sequence MKKLIGVFLAVALMTIFVAPTSIKGSTTDQLRYEIVAGKEIHILGCKSDCPEILNIPETIEGLPVTEIADEAFYIQRTDYADTDIKPTYIKQVTLPKSLKRIGQRAFYWQDLQHVILPEGLKEIGHHAFSENEQLANTTLTIPKSVEKIELRIGQFKKVVFPSQFTDQIAKTSGDFYYQVFKNNGKSEIRITDYKRQTSKTTITVPAKIDGLPVTEIGFAAFSEENRFNTTDMVSPVRTVILPDSIRKIDDYAFYTFTGRENGIELKLPASLQSIGKYAFYYNSIKGTLTLPKSLKTIGEGAFMLNRISAVSIPDSLTKISEKAFFENEIKALTIPKSVTAIEPYAFANNQLYELTIPSTVKELGEYAFNRNRLNTVHIKGDIKVIPSDAFSENRISELSLPKRLQTIEDNAFRFNLLENLVLGETVTKVESHAFYGNKIGGITLFANNAHIEEDAFSYNELNMIDVRGENVILGRQSHPEQSELIAYADYELKKPFTNWGSVNKQPFKIYFSKNGEKPTEPTPTPEQPQVPVLPTLPEEEQPIPAKPVTLKDIKGNWAEETIIEFVQKGIVSGYPDSTFRPNEPMKRKHVAALLAKVYALEPVVPAVTFKDVSAKHPNAAAITKLQRANVIHGSDGYFNPEDTLTRGQFAKILSLTMGIEAKGTATFQDVKPDYWAAGYISALADRNIVGGDRGNYKPNAPVTRAQFVAMLKRALPQ, from the coding sequence ATGAAGAAATTAATAGGGGTATTCTTAGCGGTTGCGTTGATGACCATTTTCGTTGCACCAACAAGCATTAAGGGTAGTACTACAGATCAGCTGAGGTATGAAATTGTTGCAGGTAAGGAAATACATATTTTAGGCTGTAAAAGCGACTGTCCTGAAATATTGAATATCCCGGAGACAATCGAAGGGCTGCCTGTAACAGAAATTGCGGATGAGGCATTTTATATTCAGCGTACAGATTATGCAGATACAGACATAAAACCAACTTATATAAAGCAGGTCACGTTACCGAAAAGTTTAAAGCGAATTGGTCAGCGTGCATTTTACTGGCAAGATTTACAACACGTGATTTTACCTGAAGGGTTAAAGGAAATCGGACATCATGCATTTAGTGAAAATGAACAATTAGCAAATACAACATTGACTATTCCCAAATCGGTTGAAAAAATAGAGCTTCGTATCGGTCAATTTAAAAAAGTTGTATTTCCGTCTCAGTTTACAGATCAAATTGCAAAAACCTCAGGAGATTTTTATTATCAAGTATTCAAAAATAACGGTAAATCTGAAATACGTATTACAGACTACAAACGTCAGACATCGAAGACAACGATAACCGTTCCTGCTAAAATTGATGGTTTACCTGTAACCGAAATTGGCTTTGCGGCATTTTCAGAGGAGAACCGGTTCAATACGACCGATATGGTTTCTCCAGTCCGTACAGTCATATTACCGGATTCCATCAGAAAAATTGATGACTATGCGTTTTATACTTTTACCGGCAGAGAGAATGGAATAGAACTGAAGTTACCCGCTTCGCTGCAAAGCATCGGGAAATATGCATTTTACTATAACAGTATAAAGGGCACATTAACTTTACCGAAATCCCTGAAGACAATTGGGGAAGGGGCATTTATGTTAAACAGAATCTCTGCTGTATCCATCCCGGACAGCCTAACAAAAATTTCGGAAAAAGCTTTTTTTGAAAATGAAATAAAGGCATTAACGATTCCAAAATCAGTAACAGCGATTGAACCATATGCGTTTGCCAACAATCAGCTGTATGAATTGACAATTCCTTCAACAGTTAAAGAGCTGGGTGAGTATGCCTTTAATAGAAATCGACTGAACACCGTGCATATAAAAGGTGATATTAAAGTGATTCCAAGCGACGCCTTTTCTGAAAATCGGATTAGCGAATTATCTTTACCAAAGCGCTTGCAAACAATTGAAGATAACGCTTTTAGATTTAACCTTCTTGAAAATTTAGTTCTGGGAGAAACGGTGACAAAAGTTGAGTCTCATGCTTTTTACGGTAACAAGATAGGCGGGATTACACTGTTTGCGAATAATGCGCATATTGAAGAAGATGCCTTTTCATATAATGAGCTGAATATGATTGATGTAAGAGGAGAGAATGTTATTTTAGGCCGACAATCACATCCGGAACAATCGGAATTGATTGCATATGCTGATTATGAACTGAAAAAACCTTTTACAAATTGGGGAAGTGTCAATAAACAGCCGTTTAAAATTTACTTTTCTAAAAACGGAGAGAAACCGACAGAACCAACACCAACACCAGAACAGCCGCAAGTACCAGTTTTACCAACATTACCTGAAGAAGAACAGCCGATTCCGGCAAAACCGGTAACATTGAAAGATATTAAAGGCAACTGGGCTGAAGAGACAATTATTGAATTTGTCCAAAAAGGTATTGTTTCAGGCTATCCGGATAGTACATTCCGTCCAAATGAGCCAATGAAACGTAAACATGTTGCGGCATTGCTTGCAAAAGTATATGCACTCGAACCGGTAGTACCGGCTGTGACGTTTAAAGATGTATCTGCGAAGCATCCGAATGCGGCCGCAATTACAAAGCTGCAGCGTGCGAATGTAATTCATGGTTCAGATGGATATTTCAATCCGGAAGATACGTTAACACGTGGCCAATTTGCAAAAATTTTAAGTTTAACTATGGGAATAGAAGCGAAGGGGACTGCTACATTCCAAGATGTAAAACCGGATTATTGGGCAGCGGGCTACATTAGTGCTTTGGCAGATCGTAATATCGTTGGTGGAGATCGAGGCAATTACAAGCCTAACGCTCCTGTCACTCGTGCACAATTTGTAGCAATGCTGAAACGGGCTTTACCACAATAA
- a CDS encoding ATP-dependent Clp protease ATP-binding subunit, with the protein MMFNRFTQRAQKVLQLAQEEAIRLKHKEIGTEHILLGLIREGGGIAAKALEAINISPQMIENGIEELVGKGTEDVGPIVHYTPRAKKVIELSLDESRKLGHAYVGTEHILLALIREGEGVAARVLANTGVSINKARQQVLLLLGNNDSNNSGNSSMTQTVNTPTLDSLARDLTAVAREGSLDPVIGRSKEITRVVEVLSRRTKNNPVLIGEPGVGKTAIAEGLAQQIINNEVPETLRDKRVMTLDMGTVVAGTKYRGEFEDRLKKVMDEIRQAGNIILFIDELHTLIGAGGAEGAIDASNILKPSLARGELQCIGATTLDEYRKYIEKDAALERRFQPIQVDEPSVEETIQIINGLRDRYEAHHRVKISDEAVEAAAKLSDRYISDRFLPDKAIDLIDEAGSKVRLRSYTVPPNLKELEDKLEGIRSEKNAAVSGQEFEKAAALRDTEQKLKQELEQLKKEWKEKQGKEESTVYVDDIAQVVAMWTGIPVSKIAQAESAKLLNLEEELHKRVVGQGEAVEAISRAIRRARAGLKDPKRPIGSFIFLGPTGVGKTELARALAEVMFGDEDAMIRVDMSEYMEKHSTSRLVGSPPGYVGFDDGGQLTEKVRRKPYSVVLLDEIEKAHPDVFNILLQVLEDGRLTDSKGRVVDFRNTVVIMTSNVGADALKYRKHVGFGAGVNASKDKDMKSTMLEELKKAFRPEFLNRIDEMIVFHSLEKDHLKEIVSLMANSLTNRLKEQDIELQLTDAALEKISEEGYDPQYGARPLRRALQKHVEDRLSEELLKGTLDKTQTVVLDYADDEFVVRTQEKVATN; encoded by the coding sequence ATGATGTTTAATCGATTCACACAACGTGCTCAAAAGGTATTACAACTTGCTCAAGAAGAGGCAATTCGTCTTAAGCATAAAGAAATCGGAACTGAACATATTTTACTTGGCTTAATTCGTGAAGGTGGCGGAATTGCCGCTAAAGCATTGGAAGCAATTAATATTAGCCCGCAAATGATTGAAAATGGCATTGAAGAACTCGTTGGAAAAGGAACTGAAGATGTAGGACCTATCGTACATTACACACCACGTGCTAAAAAGGTAATCGAGCTTTCATTGGATGAATCGCGTAAATTAGGGCATGCATATGTTGGAACAGAGCATATTTTATTAGCTTTAATTCGTGAAGGTGAAGGGGTTGCTGCCCGCGTATTGGCCAATACTGGTGTAAGCATCAATAAAGCACGCCAACAAGTTTTACTGTTATTAGGCAATAACGACTCAAATAATAGCGGTAATTCAAGCATGACGCAAACAGTGAATACACCAACTCTTGATAGTTTAGCCCGCGATTTAACAGCGGTAGCACGTGAAGGTTCACTTGACCCGGTTATCGGCCGCTCAAAAGAAATTACACGTGTTGTTGAAGTACTGTCACGCCGTACAAAAAACAACCCGGTACTGATCGGGGAACCTGGTGTAGGTAAAACGGCTATTGCAGAAGGCTTGGCACAACAAATCATCAATAATGAAGTACCGGAAACACTTCGCGATAAACGTGTAATGACGCTTGATATGGGTACAGTTGTAGCTGGTACGAAATATCGTGGGGAATTTGAAGACCGTCTGAAAAAAGTGATGGATGAAATTCGCCAGGCAGGCAATATTATTCTATTTATCGATGAGCTTCATACATTGATCGGTGCAGGTGGCGCGGAAGGTGCAATTGATGCATCGAATATTTTAAAACCATCATTGGCACGTGGCGAACTGCAATGTATCGGTGCGACAACATTGGATGAGTACCGCAAATATATCGAAAAAGACGCCGCATTAGAGCGTCGTTTCCAACCAATCCAAGTTGATGAGCCATCTGTTGAAGAAACAATCCAAATTATTAACGGTTTACGTGACCGCTATGAAGCACATCACCGTGTGAAAATTTCGGATGAAGCGGTAGAAGCGGCTGCGAAATTATCGGATCGCTACATTTCAGATCGTTTCTTACCAGATAAGGCAATTGATTTAATTGATGAGGCTGGTTCAAAAGTGCGCTTACGCTCTTACACTGTTCCACCTAATCTAAAAGAGCTGGAAGATAAGTTGGAAGGCATTCGATCTGAAAAGAATGCTGCCGTTTCAGGTCAGGAGTTTGAAAAAGCTGCTGCATTGCGTGATACAGAGCAGAAGCTGAAACAAGAGCTTGAACAGCTGAAAAAAGAGTGGAAAGAAAAGCAAGGCAAAGAAGAGTCTACAGTATATGTAGACGACATCGCGCAAGTTGTAGCGATGTGGACGGGAATTCCAGTTTCAAAAATCGCTCAGGCAGAATCTGCGAAGTTATTAAACCTTGAAGAAGAATTACACAAACGCGTAGTTGGTCAAGGTGAAGCAGTAGAAGCGATTTCCCGTGCAATCCGCCGTGCCCGTGCAGGCTTAAAAGACCCGAAACGTCCAATTGGTTCATTTATTTTCCTTGGTCCTACAGGTGTCGGTAAAACAGAATTGGCACGAGCACTTGCTGAAGTAATGTTCGGTGATGAAGATGCGATGATCCGTGTAGATATGTCCGAGTACATGGAGAAACATTCGACTTCACGTTTAGTCGGTTCACCTCCAGGTTATGTAGGATTTGACGATGGTGGCCAATTAACAGAAAAAGTCCGCCGCAAACCATATTCGGTTGTACTGTTGGATGAAATCGAAAAAGCACATCCGGATGTGTTCAACATTTTACTGCAAGTGTTGGAAGACGGACGCTTAACGGACTCTAAAGGTCGTGTTGTCGATTTCCGCAATACAGTTGTCATTATGACATCGAATGTTGGGGCAGATGCCCTGAAATACCGCAAACACGTTGGATTCGGTGCTGGTGTAAATGCATCGAAAGATAAAGACATGAAGAGCACAATGCTGGAAGAACTGAAAAAAGCGTTCCGCCCAGAGTTCTTAAACCGTATTGATGAAATGATTGTGTTCCATTCATTAGAAAAGGATCACTTAAAAGAAATCGTATCCTTAATGGCGAACTCTTTAACGAATCGCCTGAAAGAGCAGGATATCGAACTGCAGCTTACAGATGCAGCGCTTGAGAAAATTTCTGAAGAAGGCTATGATCCACAGTATGGTGCGCGTCCATTACGTCGTGCATTACAAAAACATGTGGAAGACCGCTTATCCGAAGAGCTGTTAAAAGGTACATTGGATAAGACGCAAACAGTCGTGCTTGATTATGCAGATGACGAGTTTGTTGTACGTACACAAGAAAAAGTAGCAACAAATTAA
- a CDS encoding protein arginine kinase — MNIEHFLTNASPSWMQHESDSDIVISTRIRLARNIANTRFPISFTEQEAQLIEEKMMQSLLSSDNNPYQFSYFQIKDMPVLQRQILVEKHLISPNLARRKKIGSFFLTKDESISILVNEEDHIRIQSLMQGMNLKEAFDKARNIDRFLSKSITYAYEDRYGYLTSCPTNVGTGLRASVMLHLPALTMMKQMNPLIQMMTRLGMVVRGIYGEGSENLGNIYQISNQITLGKSEEMILQELQDVVEQVIKKEELARKNLLMRAPSVLEDRLSRSLGTLKYAKILTSEEAASCLSNVRLGVSLGLLETISQRKLNECMLIMQPGLIQQYIGTTLQPAERDMYRAKLLQEKLNEQDEATNNGEKGEDFL, encoded by the coding sequence ATGAACATCGAGCATTTTTTAACGAATGCCAGTCCCAGCTGGATGCAGCACGAAAGCGATTCAGATATCGTCATTAGCACGCGCATTCGGCTTGCTCGTAATATTGCCAATACTCGATTTCCGATTAGTTTTACAGAACAGGAAGCACAACTGATTGAAGAAAAAATGATGCAGTCATTATTATCTTCGGATAACAATCCATATCAGTTTTCCTATTTCCAAATAAAAGATATGCCGGTTTTACAGCGCCAAATATTAGTGGAAAAACATTTAATCAGCCCGAATTTGGCACGAAGAAAAAAAATTGGATCATTTTTTTTAACAAAAGATGAATCCATTAGCATATTAGTAAATGAAGAGGATCATATTCGCATCCAGAGTCTTATGCAAGGCATGAACTTAAAAGAAGCATTTGATAAGGCTCGTAATATTGACCGCTTCTTAAGTAAGTCAATTACGTATGCATATGAAGACCGCTATGGTTATTTGACAAGTTGCCCAACAAATGTCGGAACAGGACTTCGAGCTTCTGTCATGCTCCATTTACCGGCACTCACAATGATGAAGCAGATGAATCCGTTAATTCAGATGATGACAAGATTAGGAATGGTAGTGCGGGGTATATATGGAGAAGGCAGTGAAAATTTAGGAAATATTTATCAAATATCAAACCAGATTACTTTAGGTAAATCAGAAGAAATGATTTTGCAGGAGCTTCAGGATGTTGTCGAGCAAGTAATCAAAAAAGAAGAACTTGCCCGCAAAAATTTGCTGATGCGTGCCCCTTCCGTGTTGGAAGACCGCCTAAGCCGCTCACTCGGTACTTTGAAGTATGCAAAAATTTTAACGAGTGAAGAAGCCGCAAGCTGTTTATCAAATGTGCGTCTTGGGGTAAGTTTAGGATTATTAGAAACAATTTCCCAGCGTAAACTAAATGAGTGCATGCTTATTATGCAACCTGGACTCATTCAGCAATATATTGGTACTACGTTACAACCGGCTGAGCGCGACATGTATCGTGCGAAGCTGTTGCAAGAAAAGCTAAACGAGCAAGATGAAGCTACAAACAATGGGGAAAAAGGAGAGGATTTTCTATGA
- a CDS encoding UvrB/UvrC motif-containing protein yields MICEHCKQRHANVTVTQVHNGQKVERHYCEVCATQFHPFQFDVNEEPASLQQLISNWFNFVPVNAKKESTTTNTNSPKSCPSCGFTYRQFLKQGKFGCGQCYETFSEQLPQLLERLQAGTQHVGYVEEGPSKEKVEQQIQELRSSLQQAIAEERFEDAASIRDEVRELESKIKQEGEGNA; encoded by the coding sequence ATGATATGTGAGCATTGTAAACAGCGTCATGCCAATGTTACCGTTACTCAAGTTCACAATGGGCAAAAAGTAGAACGTCACTACTGTGAAGTATGTGCTACTCAATTTCATCCATTTCAATTTGATGTAAATGAAGAGCCAGCATCTCTTCAGCAGCTTATTTCAAATTGGTTCAATTTTGTACCTGTGAATGCAAAAAAAGAAAGTACGACAACGAATACAAACAGCCCAAAATCCTGCCCTTCCTGCGGGTTTACGTACCGGCAGTTTTTAAAGCAAGGTAAATTTGGATGCGGCCAATGTTACGAAACATTTAGCGAGCAATTACCACAGCTACTTGAACGACTTCAGGCAGGTACTCAGCATGTAGGGTATGTGGAAGAAGGGCCTTCAAAAGAAAAAGTAGAACAACAAATCCAAGAGCTCCGATCATCACTGCAGCAAGCTATTGCGGAAGAGCGTTTTGAAGATGCAGCTTCCATACGTGATGAGGTAAGGGAATTGGAAAGTAAAATAAAACAGGAAGGTGAGGGGAACGCATGA
- a CDS encoding CtsR family transcriptional regulator — MRNISDIIEGYLKEVIELEGQGLIEIKRNELAKQFACAPSQINYVINTRFTTEHGYYVESKRGGGGYIRILRVTIHSKKNLLDEMETQIGNAIAQTNAERIIFRLLEEDIITEREGSIMKAALDRVTLQVALPLRDQLRARIMHAMLQTISFEK, encoded by the coding sequence ATGAGGAATATATCTGACATAATTGAAGGGTATTTGAAGGAAGTTATTGAATTAGAGGGACAGGGACTTATTGAAATAAAGCGTAACGAATTAGCTAAGCAATTTGCCTGCGCTCCTTCTCAAATCAATTACGTTATCAATACACGTTTCACGACCGAGCATGGCTACTATGTAGAGAGTAAGCGGGGTGGTGGCGGTTATATTCGGATTTTGCGTGTAACAATCCACTCTAAGAAAAATTTACTGGACGAAATGGAAACACAAATAGGTAATGCCATTGCTCAGACTAATGCTGAACGTATTATTTTCCGGTTATTGGAAGAGGATATTATTACAGAGCGAGAAGGAAGCATCATGAAAGCCGCTTTAGATCGGGTCACATTACAGGTAGCTTTACCGCTGCGTGATCAGCTAAGAGCACGTATTATGCATGCGATGCTACAAACGATTTCTTTTGAAAAGTAG
- a CDS encoding DUF4870 domain-containing protein: protein MESKWSKIIIHASAFFAPFLVPILFFLISSEDEVKRTAIQALLFQIVFGILIAIAGVLSVVLIGLPFLLVFLVIFWIAPIIGIVKALSDQHWNYPIVGRWV, encoded by the coding sequence ATGGAATCTAAATGGTCGAAAATCATCATACATGCCAGTGCATTCTTTGCACCATTCCTAGTACCGATTCTGTTTTTCTTAATAAGTTCTGAAGATGAAGTAAAACGTACAGCAATCCAGGCATTGCTTTTCCAGATTGTATTCGGAATTTTAATAGCGATTGCAGGAGTTCTTTCTGTAGTTTTAATTGGTTTACCATTCCTGTTAGTATTTTTGGTCATCTTCTGGATTGCACCGATTATCGGTATTGTAAAAGCATTATCTGATCAGCACTGGAATTATCCAATTGTCGGACGCTGGGTATAA
- a CDS encoding globin-coupled sensor protein, with product MGILFSRATKVSNKPFFDIAEYSQQVNLDVSNYPNLHKQLQLLKLTKEDLAVIKQLEPFAQQVVPVMVEKFYGAISLSPELVDIIGSSARMERLKGTLTKHLEAMFNCNIDSKYIEERQTIAHVHVKIGLQSKWYIASFQSLMTTFIDFISKIEMSNGEMAKAIDAFSKLINLEQQLVIEAYEKEEQRISTESLEMKSRIVERIQQTAQELTHISDQTNASLQEIASQSEEIASNTTQGLNFVAETENKSTTGTTYLINQTAIMTNILDRVDTLESSMVKLSQSSKKIAEIVGLVTGIADQTNLLALNASIEAARAGEHGKGFAVVADEVRKLAEETKNAVQNVSHLIKETELSISQMSDSVSSVDEQVKMSVDTQKSLADSFTSITEAVHGIKTQYENTNEDIHAISSVITGLTHTTNNVLTSSDSLLHIVQELHD from the coding sequence ATGGGTATTCTGTTTTCAAGAGCAACAAAAGTTTCAAATAAGCCATTTTTTGATATAGCTGAGTACAGTCAGCAAGTAAATTTGGATGTTTCAAACTATCCTAACTTACATAAACAGCTTCAATTACTAAAATTAACGAAAGAGGATTTAGCCGTGATTAAACAGCTGGAGCCTTTTGCACAACAGGTAGTTCCGGTTATGGTGGAAAAGTTTTACGGTGCAATTAGCTTAAGTCCTGAACTCGTAGATATTATAGGAAGCTCAGCTCGAATGGAGCGACTTAAAGGTACTTTAACAAAGCATTTAGAAGCGATGTTCAACTGTAATATCGATTCTAAATACATAGAGGAACGACAAACGATTGCGCATGTCCATGTCAAAATCGGATTGCAATCAAAGTGGTATATTGCATCATTCCAATCGCTAATGACAACGTTTATCGACTTTATCAGTAAAATTGAAATGTCGAATGGAGAAATGGCTAAAGCTATAGATGCCTTTTCAAAGCTAATCAACCTCGAGCAGCAGCTTGTAATTGAAGCCTATGAAAAAGAAGAACAGCGCATTAGTACTGAAAGTTTGGAAATGAAATCCCGAATTGTTGAGCGAATTCAACAAACAGCACAAGAATTAACGCATATTAGTGATCAGACAAATGCCTCGTTACAGGAAATCGCGAGTCAATCTGAAGAAATTGCTTCGAATACAACTCAAGGCTTAAATTTTGTTGCGGAAACGGAAAATAAATCAACGACAGGTACTACCTATTTAATTAACCAAACAGCTATTATGACAAACATTTTAGATCGTGTGGATACACTTGAATCATCAATGGTTAAACTGAGTCAATCATCTAAAAAAATTGCCGAGATTGTTGGATTAGTAACGGGAATTGCCGATCAGACAAACTTGCTTGCATTAAATGCATCTATTGAAGCAGCACGTGCAGGTGAACACGGAAAAGGATTTGCCGTAGTAGCTGATGAAGTTCGAAAGCTTGCTGAGGAAACTAAAAATGCGGTACAGAACGTTTCCCATTTAATTAAAGAAACGGAACTGAGTATTTCACAAATGTCCGATTCTGTATCAAGTGTTGATGAACAAGTAAAAATGAGCGTGGATACACAAAAAAGCTTGGCGGATTCCTTTACATCCATCACAGAAGCCGTACATGGTATCAAAACGCAATATGAAAATACAAATGAAGACATTCATGCCATTTCGTCTGTTATTACCGGTTTAACACATACAACAAACAATGTATTAACTTCATCGGATTCATTGCTCCATATTGTTCAGGAGCTGCATGATTAA
- a CDS encoding acyl-CoA thioesterase, giving the protein MKNTLPMSFSKSIQTRLVLPPDTNHHQSIFGGKVLAYIDEIAAIAAMKHCQGEVVTASFDSVDFVSSAYAGDMIELEAVVSGTGRTSMEVYVRVVSRNIKTGAKKLTTESFVTMVAIDENGKPKEVPGVEPETDFERHLFETGPIRQEHRKQKRALSKKRRA; this is encoded by the coding sequence ATGAAAAATACTCTGCCGATGAGCTTTTCAAAATCTATCCAGACACGATTAGTACTACCTCCTGATACAAATCATCATCAGTCGATATTCGGAGGAAAAGTGTTAGCATATATTGATGAAATTGCAGCGATTGCAGCAATGAAACATTGCCAAGGCGAAGTCGTTACTGCTTCTTTTGACTCAGTCGATTTCGTATCCTCTGCCTATGCAGGTGATATGATTGAGTTGGAAGCTGTTGTTTCCGGGACAGGCCGTACTTCAATGGAAGTGTATGTACGGGTCGTATCAAGAAATATTAAAACAGGTGCAAAGAAATTAACGACGGAATCTTTCGTAACGATGGTTGCGATTGACGAAAACGGCAAGCCGAAAGAAGTGCCGGGTGTTGAACCAGAAACAGATTTCGAACGCCATTTATTTGAAACAGGCCCGATTCGTCAGGAACATCGAAAACAAAAGCGGGCATTATCAAAAAAACGCCGTGCATAA